A segment of the Serratia fonticola genome:
TAAAGGATCCTTCGGCAACGACGGTAGCAAATACCGCCATTCGATTTAATTTATCCATGATTATGAAGTTTTACTTAATCAAGAAAGCATGAATATGACACTAATCAGATTCATTGTTAAGTACTACAGTATATCCAACACGCCGAGCCTGACAGGTACGGCAAACGCACTGAAACCCGTTCACAGGAGTTCCCCGATGAAAGCAGTTATTATTGGCGCAACCGGCTTTGTAGGCCGCCGCGTAGTGGATGAAGCCTTGGCCCGTGGCCTACACGTTACCGCTATCGCACGCCAGAAAAAGGATTTACCCGACAATGCTAATCTCACCGTTGCCTTAGGGGATGTCGCCGACACACAGTGGCTGGTGAAGCAGTTAACCGGTCAGGATGTGGTAATCAGTGCCTATAACCCCGGTTGGGGCGAGGACAACCTGTATGAAAAAACCGCCAAGGGAGCACAACAGATCCTGGATGCGGTAAAACAGGCAGGCGTTAAACGCCTACTGTATGTCGGGGGCGCAGGCAGCCTGGCAGTGGCTCCTGGCGTTGAGCTGGTAGATACTCCGCCGTTCCCGGAAAATATTCGCCCTGGCGCCAAAGCCGTACGCGATTTCCGTAACAAGTTGCAGCACGAAACGCAGTTGGATTGGACTTATCTTTCCCCTGCCGCATTGCTGGAACCCGGCAAGCGCACCGGCCAGTTCCGTTTGGGTACCACGCAACTGTTAATGAATGGCGAAGCTCCGGCAAGTATTTCAGTCGAAGACCTCGCGGTTGCAATTATTGACGAAGTCGAAAAGCCCCAATTTATCAAGGCTCAATTTACCGCGGCCTATTAATCCCATCCGCGGCTGTATGCTCTACAGCCGCGTCTGTTCCGCCGTTGGGCGCCTGCTCGTCTAAGGTTATCTTAAGTTTCATCATGTAAATTTCAACGCATTACACAATTGCAGGATTCAGATTTGGCAATGCGTTTACGTCAATTATTCCAATGCAGCAGCTTGGATTTTATCCTGGCTTGTGCCTTCTTTTTCACCTTTTTTCAAAATGCACTATTTCTTCATCAGGCTTGGTCATATATCACCTTCGATAATGTCCACAGTGTGATTTTTGCTGCGACAATGCCCGTGGTCATTTTTTGTGCCCTGAATATCATTTTCAGCGTACTAACCCTCCCATTATTACGTAAGCCGCTGATCATTCTGCTGTTGCTGGGGAGTGCTGCCGCTAACTACTTCATGTTCAGCTACGGCGTGGTGATCGACGGCAATATGATGCAGAACGCCTTCGAAACCAACGCCCAGGAAACAACCGTGTTACTGACGCCGCGGCTGGCGCTCTGGCTGTTGTTATTGGGCGTGCTACCTTCGATAGTGGTGTGTTTCCTGCAGATTAAGAAAACCCGTCCTTGGTGGTATATGTTCGGATTGCGGGCAGCCAACGTGATGTTTTCTGTCGTGGCTATCCTGCTGGTCGCAGCGTTTTTCTATAAAGATTACGCCTCGCTGATTCGTAATAACAAAAACGTGGTGAAAATGCTCACCCCCTCCAACTTTGTTGCCGGTACCCTTAAATTTGTTGAGCACCACTATTTCAGCCATAACCTGCCATTGGTCAAAATCGGTGAGGATGCGCATCCCGGTGCGGTGATTAGCCATCAGCCGAAGAAAACCCTGGTGATCCTGGTGGTCGGAGAAACCGCACGCGCAGAAAATTTTTCGCTTGGCGGCTATCAACGGGAAACCAACCCGCGCCTCCAGCAGGAGAATATCGTTTATTTCAAGCATGCCAGTTCCTGTGGTACCGAGACGGCCATCTCCGTACCCTGCATGTTTTCAAACATGCCACGCAACGATTACGACGCCACTTTAGCCACCCATCAGGAGGGAGTGCTGGATATTCTGGCTCATGCAGGGGTGAACCTGTTATGGCGGGACAATGACGGCGGCTGCAAAGGAGCCTGCGATCGCATCCCGCATATTGATATGACCAAGTTGCAATTATCACAGTATTGTGAGGATGGGGTTTGCCTGGATAATGTACTGCTGCATAAGTTGGATGACTATATCAGCGGCCTGAAAGGTGATGGCGTGATCGTTCTGCATCAGATGGGCAGCCACGGTCCAGCCTATTACCGCCGAAGTAACGCAGAGTTCCGCAAATTTTCCCCCACCTGCGACAGCAGTCAGATCCAGGATTGCACGCATGAACAGTTAGTTAATAGCTACGACAATTCGTTGCTTTACACAGATGCGATGCTGGATAACACAATCAAACTACTGCAGCAGTACAGTGACACATTCAATACCGCCATGATCTATCTTTCAGACCATGGTGAGTCACTGGGGGAAAATGGTCTTTACCTGCACGGCACGCCTTATCTTTTTGCCCCCTCGCAGCAGACGCATGTCCCTTTCCTGATATGGATGTCAGCGGATTATGAACGGAACTTCGGCATCGATCGCCAGTGCCTGCAATCATTGGCTGCAACGGATGCTGTTTCACAAGATAATTTGTTCCATACTTTGCTGGGTATGCTGGATGTTCAGACGCGGCAATATCAGTCCGGTCTGGATCTCCTGCAAGGCTGTCGCCGTACCACCAGCAGCAATACTTAACATTGCCCCCGCAATCGGGCACAATAGCTGCCGTAAATGGCCGGTGACAGTCTCTCACCGGCTTTTTTTATCGCATCCTTGACCTAGACCAATCGGTCTATTATGCTCATCACCATTATGACAAAACATCCGCATTGCAACGGGGATACCCGAGAACATCTGCTCGCTACCGGCGAAACACTCAGCCTGCGCCTTGGCTTTACCGGCATGGGATTAAGCGAATTGTTGGCGACGGCAGGCGTACCTAAAGGATCGTTTTACCATTACTTCCGTTCAAAGGAAGCCTTTGGCGAAGCGATGCTGCAACGCTATTTTGCTCAATATGATGAAGCCATGCGGGCGCTGTTTGCCGATGACAAAAGCGATGCCCGTCATCAGTTATTAAGTTATTACGCGCAGGCGATCAGCTACCACTGCCGCAGTGAATGCCATAACGCCTGTCTGGCAGTGAAGCTTTCTGCTGAAGTCAGCGATCTGTCTGAACCGATGCGTCACGCGCTGGAAACAGGCACCGCACGCGTTATCGGTCATTTGCAGGATGCCATTGAGCGCGGCATACGTGAAGGTTCACTGGTAACCACCATGAGCCCAGCGGCAACGGCTGAAACGCTCTACTCGCTGTGGCTGGGCGCATCGCTGAGGGCCAAAATCCGGCATTCGGTTGCTCCACTCACCAACGCGTTGGAAAGTATCGAATTACTGTTGCGCCCTGCGCAGCCCTGAACAATCCCATTTACCCGAAAGACAATGTAGCGTTACTGTTTATCATCACTAGTCGACTGGTCTATTAATATAGGATGCACTATGAAGATTGAAAAGTTATTCTCACCAATTAAAGTGGGCCACCTCACCTTACCTAACCGCGTATTCATGGCTCCGCTGACCCGTCTGCGCAGTATTGAGCCCGGTGATATCCCTACGCCACTGATGGCGGAGTATTACGCACAGCGTGCCAGTGCAGGCTTACTGATTACCGAAGCGACCCAGATTTCTTTCCAGGCGAAAGGGTATGCCGGAGCGCCAGGGCTGCATACTCCTGAACAGATCGCCGCATGGAAAAAAATCACTCAGGCCGTTCATGATAAACAAGGTCATATTGCCGTGCAGTTGTGGCATGTTGGTCGTATCTCCCATTCCAGCTTGCAGCCAGGCCAGCAGGCTCCGGTAGCCCCTTCGGCCATCAACGCCGATACGCGCACTACCGTGCGTGATGAAACCGGTGCCTGGGTGCGCGTTCCAACGTCTACCCCACGCGCCCTGGAAACGTCTGAAATCCCAGGGATCGTTAACGATTTCCGCCAGGCAGCCGCCAACTCTCGTGAAGCCGGTTTTGACTTCATTGAACTGCACGCAGCACATGGCTATCTGTTGCACCAATTCATGTCACCAGCGTCTAACCAGCGTACCGATCAGTATGGTGGCAGCATTGAAAACCGCACCCGTCTGACGCTGGAAGTGGTTGATGCCAGCATCGCCGAAATCGGTGCCGATCATGTCGGTATCCGCATTTCACCGCTTGGCCCGTTCAACGGCCTGGATAACGGGGAAGATCAGGAAGAAGCTGCGCTGTATCTGATTGAAGAATTGAACAAACGCGGCATTGCCTATTTGCACATTTCTGAACCTGACTGGGCCGGCGGCAAACCTTATTCAACCGCCTTCCGTGATGCCGTTCGTGCACACTTCAAGGGGGTGATTATCGGCGCTGGTGCCTACACGGCAGAGAAAGCAGAAGATCTGATCGCCAAAGGCTTCATTGATGCCGTTGCCTTTGGCCGCAGCTACATCGCCAACCCGGATCTGGTGGAACGTTTCAAACAGCAAGCACCACTGAACGAACCCCATTCAGAGACCTTCTATGGCGGTGGCGCTGCCGGATATACCGACTACCCTACATTGAATAATAATTAAGCAATCGGTAAGGCAATTCACATAAATAAGCCAGCTGTCTTTCCCCACGGCTGGCTTTTCTTTGTGTGGTTGTCGCCATAGCGTTCTATTTTTGAATGCATTTGCCCAGTTCTTTATCCCCTGTGCTGCACAGCGTTGTGATATCAATAATAGAAGGCTCACTCAACCAACACTCTTCAGCCAATATTATCGGTTACACCGATAACAGGTTGTCAGTGCATGATTATTTGTGACGCTGTAACGCAAGCCCACATTGAATTGCCTTATGCGACAGGGCTATACTGTTTGCCGCTTCAATCCACCTGCCGTTAGCCACGGCAATCCAATCAGAGGAAATTATGCGCCTACTCCATACCATGCTCCGTGTCGGTGATCTGCAACGCTCAATCGACTTCTATACCAAGGTATTAGGCATGCGCTTGCTGCGTACCAGCGAAAACACCGAGTATAAATACTCGCTGGCATTCGTTGGCTATACCGATGAAAGTGAAGGTTCAGTGATTGAGCTCACCTACAACTGGGGTGTCGACAGCTACGAAATGGGTTCTGCCTTTGGTCACCTGGCGCTGGGCGTTGACGACGTTGCCGCCACCTGCGATAACATCCGTAATGCCGGGGGCAAAGTCACTCGTGAAGCAGGCCCGGTCAAGGGTGGTACCACCGTGATTGCGTTTGTCGAAGATCCTGATGGTTACAAGATTGAATTGATTGAGAACAAACATGCAGGCCATGGCCTCGGCAACTGAGTTTTCTCCAGGGCGTGTCGCGCGCCCTTCTGACTGTTGACATTATTCTCTGCTTTTATCTGTATCAAGAAAGATATTTTCAACAATTCAGGACCTTGACAGCAGACTCCAGGGCGCATTACGCGCCCTTCTTTTTATCTCCGCTGCACCAAGACAATAAATTTGTCATAATGCGCGCTGTATTCGATGAAGATAAGAAACTGATGGCCGAAAAAAGTGATCTTAACGCCCTGAGTGGCCGTTTTCGCGGGTTTTATCCCGTTGTTATTGATGTGGAAACCGCCGGTTTTAATGCCCAGACCGACGCACTGCTGGAGATTGCCGCCGTCACGCTGAAAATGGATGAGAACGGTTGGTTACAGCAGGATGAAAAGCTGCATTTCCATGTGGAACCGTTCGAAGGAGCCAACCTACAGCCTGAAGCACTGGCTTTTAACGGTATTGATCCGCATAACCCGCTGCGAGGTGCAGTGAGTGAATATGATGCGTTACACGCGATTTTCAAAGCCGTGCGCAAAGGGATTAAAGACCAAGGTTGCAATCGCGCTATTATCGTGGCGCACAATGCCAACTTTGATCACAGCTTCCTGATGGCCGCCGCCGAGCGTGCCAGCCTGAAGCGTAACCCGTTCCATCCGTTCGCCACTTTTGATACCGCCGCGCTTAGCGGGTTGGTATTGGGGCAAACGGTGTTAGCCAAGGCTTGCATCGCCGCCGGTATGCCTTTTGACAGCAGCCAGGCACATTCGGCGCTCTACGATACCGAGCAGACCGCCCAGCTTTTCTGTGAGTTGGTAAACCGCTGGAAACGCCTGGGCGGTTGGCCGCTTACCGGTAGCCACAGCGACCGGACTTAATCGCCCTACCCGATGGTTTGAAAGCCAACGAAGGTAAAAAAATCGGGCGGCACCTTTAACAGTGCCGCCCGATGTTGTGCAGAAAACCCATCGCCCTTATGGCTGTTGGTCTTCCTGCTCTTTATATTTCTCAGCGGTTTCTTTGATCAACTGCTGCAGTTCACCGCGCTGATACATCTCGATGATGATATCGCACCCTCCAACCAGTTCACCGTCTACCCATAACTGTGGGAACGTTGGCCAGTTAGCGTACTTTGGCAGCTCAGCACGGATATCCGGGTTCTGCAGAATATCAACGTAGGCAAAGCGTTCACCGCAGGCTGAAAGTGCCTGAACGGCTTGGGCAGAGAAGCCGCAGCTTGGCAATTTCGGTGAGCCTTTCATGTACAGCAGGATTGGGTTGGCAGAAATCTGCTGCTGAATTTTTTCAATCGTCGTCATTATTGCTTCCTCAAGCCACATCATGGCTACAACATGCATCACATTGGCTATTGTAGCGGCAGGTACAGTGCCAAGAAAACGCCATCTTTTGCAGGGGCATTCTCCGGTTAACGGAATCGCCACAACTCCGGTTAAAACATGGCCCCAGAATAACATTTTTAATCTGACCGTTTCACTATTATATTTTCAAGGTTTCAGGATGATGAATAATAAAACAACCAGATTATTCTGGCGTTTTCTTGTGCATCAAGAGATTGATTTCTCACCATAAAAAATGTCATTAACGTTTTCTCACAATA
Coding sequences within it:
- a CDS encoding TetR/AcrR family transcriptional regulator; this translates as MLITIMTKHPHCNGDTREHLLATGETLSLRLGFTGMGLSELLATAGVPKGSFYHYFRSKEAFGEAMLQRYFAQYDEAMRALFADDKSDARHQLLSYYAQAISYHCRSECHNACLAVKLSAEVSDLSEPMRHALETGTARVIGHLQDAIERGIREGSLVTTMSPAATAETLYSLWLGASLRAKIRHSVAPLTNALESIELLLRPAQP
- the eptA gene encoding phosphoethanolamine transferase EptA, translated to MRLRQLFQCSSLDFILACAFFFTFFQNALFLHQAWSYITFDNVHSVIFAATMPVVIFCALNIIFSVLTLPLLRKPLIILLLLGSAAANYFMFSYGVVIDGNMMQNAFETNAQETTVLLTPRLALWLLLLGVLPSIVVCFLQIKKTRPWWYMFGLRAANVMFSVVAILLVAAFFYKDYASLIRNNKNVVKMLTPSNFVAGTLKFVEHHYFSHNLPLVKIGEDAHPGAVISHQPKKTLVILVVGETARAENFSLGGYQRETNPRLQQENIVYFKHASSCGTETAISVPCMFSNMPRNDYDATLATHQEGVLDILAHAGVNLLWRDNDGGCKGACDRIPHIDMTKLQLSQYCEDGVCLDNVLLHKLDDYISGLKGDGVIVLHQMGSHGPAYYRRSNAEFRKFSPTCDSSQIQDCTHEQLVNSYDNSLLYTDAMLDNTIKLLQQYSDTFNTAMIYLSDHGESLGENGLYLHGTPYLFAPSQQTHVPFLIWMSADYERNFGIDRQCLQSLAATDAVSQDNLFHTLLGMLDVQTRQYQSGLDLLQGCRRTTSSNT
- a CDS encoding NAD(P)-dependent oxidoreductase, which produces MKAVIIGATGFVGRRVVDEALARGLHVTAIARQKKDLPDNANLTVALGDVADTQWLVKQLTGQDVVISAYNPGWGEDNLYEKTAKGAQQILDAVKQAGVKRLLYVGGAGSLAVAPGVELVDTPPFPENIRPGAKAVRDFRNKLQHETQLDWTYLSPAALLEPGKRTGQFRLGTTQLLMNGEAPASISVEDLAVAIIDEVEKPQFIKAQFTAAY
- a CDS encoding alkene reductase is translated as MKIEKLFSPIKVGHLTLPNRVFMAPLTRLRSIEPGDIPTPLMAEYYAQRASAGLLITEATQISFQAKGYAGAPGLHTPEQIAAWKKITQAVHDKQGHIAVQLWHVGRISHSSLQPGQQAPVAPSAINADTRTTVRDETGAWVRVPTSTPRALETSEIPGIVNDFRQAAANSREAGFDFIELHAAHGYLLHQFMSPASNQRTDQYGGSIENRTRLTLEVVDASIAEIGADHVGIRISPLGPFNGLDNGEDQEEAALYLIEELNKRGIAYLHISEPDWAGGKPYSTAFRDAVRAHFKGVIIGAGAYTAEKAEDLIAKGFIDAVAFGRSYIANPDLVERFKQQAPLNEPHSETFYGGGAAGYTDYPTLNNN
- a CDS encoding Grx4 family monothiol glutaredoxin, which encodes MMTTIEKIQQQISANPILLYMKGSPKLPSCGFSAQAVQALSACGERFAYVDILQNPDIRAELPKYANWPTFPQLWVDGELVGGCDIIIEMYQRGELQQLIKETAEKYKEQEDQQP
- the rnt gene encoding ribonuclease T; translation: MRAVFDEDKKLMAEKSDLNALSGRFRGFYPVVIDVETAGFNAQTDALLEIAAVTLKMDENGWLQQDEKLHFHVEPFEGANLQPEALAFNGIDPHNPLRGAVSEYDALHAIFKAVRKGIKDQGCNRAIIVAHNANFDHSFLMAAAERASLKRNPFHPFATFDTAALSGLVLGQTVLAKACIAAGMPFDSSQAHSALYDTEQTAQLFCELVNRWKRLGGWPLTGSHSDRT
- the gloA gene encoding lactoylglutathione lyase: MRLLHTMLRVGDLQRSIDFYTKVLGMRLLRTSENTEYKYSLAFVGYTDESEGSVIELTYNWGVDSYEMGSAFGHLALGVDDVAATCDNIRNAGGKVTREAGPVKGGTTVIAFVEDPDGYKIELIENKHAGHGLGN